One genomic segment of Diceros bicornis minor isolate mBicDic1 chromosome 13, mDicBic1.mat.cur, whole genome shotgun sequence includes these proteins:
- the PTP4A2 gene encoding protein tyrosine phosphatase type IVA 2, with amino-acid sequence MNRPAPVEISYENMRFLITHNPTNATLNKFTEELKKYGVTTLVRVCDATYDKAPVEKEGIHVLDWPFDDGAPPPNQIVDDWLNLLKTKFREEPGCCVAVHCVAGLGRAPVLVALALIECGMKYEDAVQFIRQKRRGAFNSKQLLYLEKYRPKMRLRFRDTNGHCCVQ; translated from the exons ATGAACCGTCCAGCCCCTGTGGAGATCTCCTATGAGAACATGCGTTTTCTGATAACTCACAACCCTACCAATGCTACCCTCAACAAGTTCACAGAG GAACTTAAGAAGTATGGAGTGACAACTTTGGTTCGAGTTTGTGATGCTACATATGATAAAGCTCCAGTTGAAAAAGAAGGAATCCACGTTCTA GATTGGCCATTTGACGATGGAGCACCACCCCCTAATCAGATAGTAGACGATTGGCTAAACCTACTAAAAACCAAATTTCGTGAAGAGCCAGGTTGCTGTGTTGCAGTGCATTGTGTTGCAGGATTGGGAAG GGCACCTGTGCTGGTTGCACTTGCTTTGATTGAATGTGGAATGAAGTACGAAGATGCAGTTCAGTTTATAAGACA AAAACGAAGGGGAGCATTCAATTCCAAACAGCTGCTTTACCTGGAGAAATACCGACCTAAGATGCGATTACGCTTCAGAGATACCAATGGGCATTGCTGTGTTCAGTAG